The Candidatus Eisenbacteria bacterium genome has a segment encoding these proteins:
- a CDS encoding pyridoxal 5'-phosphate synthase glutaminase subunit PdxT, whose protein sequence is QVDSFAGMGMLRMNGGSPRRAEMVFIRAPRIERVGPGVEVLGDLDAEPTLVRQGRVWGSTFHPELAPDSEIHRAFVEAVGGD, encoded by the coding sequence GCAGGTCGACAGCTTCGCCGGCATGGGGATGTTGCGAATGAATGGCGGGAGTCCGCGCAGAGCCGAGATGGTGTTCATCCGCGCTCCGCGGATCGAGAGGGTAGGGCCGGGGGTAGAGGTCCTCGGAGATCTGGATGCCGAGCCGACGCTCGTGCGACAGGGTCGCGTCTGGGGATCGACGTTTCACCCGGAGCTCGCGCCCGATTCCGAGATCCACCGGGCCTTCGTCGAAGCCGTCGGGGGGGATTGA